In Streptomyces durocortorensis, a genomic segment contains:
- the proC gene encoding pyrroline-5-carboxylate reductase, which yields MTQTVAVLGTGKIGEALLSGMIRAGWRPADLLVTTRRSERAQELHTRYGVGSVSNAEAAKNADVLILAVKPQDMGRLLDELAPHVTADRLVISAAAGITTAFIEDLLTPGTPVVRVMPNTPVLVDEGMSVISAGSHATGAHLTTTEEIFGGVGKTLRVPESQQDAATALSGSGPAYFYFLVEAMTDAGILLGLPRAQAHDLIVQAAIGAAVMLRDSGEHPVKLREAVTSPAGTTISAIRELENHGVRAALIAALEAARDRSRELASGNG from the coding sequence ATGACCCAGACAGTCGCAGTCCTCGGCACCGGCAAGATCGGCGAGGCCCTCCTCAGCGGCATGATCCGGGCGGGCTGGCGACCGGCCGACCTTCTGGTGACCACCCGCCGCAGCGAGCGGGCCCAGGAACTGCACACGCGGTACGGAGTCGGGTCGGTCAGCAACGCGGAGGCAGCCAAGAACGCCGACGTCCTCATCCTCGCGGTCAAGCCGCAGGACATGGGCAGGCTCCTGGACGAACTGGCCCCGCACGTCACCGCGGACCGCCTGGTCATCAGCGCGGCGGCAGGCATCACCACCGCGTTCATCGAGGACCTGCTCACCCCGGGCACCCCGGTCGTCCGGGTCATGCCCAACACCCCCGTCCTCGTCGACGAGGGCATGTCCGTCATCTCGGCGGGCAGCCACGCCACCGGCGCCCACCTGACCACCACCGAGGAGATCTTCGGCGGCGTCGGTAAGACCCTGCGCGTCCCGGAGTCCCAGCAGGACGCGGCCACCGCCCTCTCCGGCTCCGGCCCCGCCTACTTCTACTTCCTGGTCGAGGCCATGACCGACGCGGGCATCCTGCTCGGTCTGCCCCGTGCCCAGGCCCACGACCTCATCGTCCAGGCCGCCATCGGCGCCGCCGTGATGCTCCGGGACAGCGGCGAACACCCGGTCAAGCTCCGCGAGGCCGTCACGAGCCCCGCCGGCACCACCATCAGCGCCATCCGTGAACTGGAGAACCACGGAGTACGGGCAGCACTCATCGCCGCCCTGGAGGCCGCCCGCGACCGCAGCCGCGAACTGGCCTCCGGCAACGGCTGA
- a CDS encoding ABC transporter permease, with protein MTTTVPTPARALTPSRTTATAGRVLRQLTHDRRTIALLLLVPVLLITLLRYVFDGSPETFDSVGASLLGIFPLITMFLVTSIATLRERTSGTLERLLALPLGKGDLIAGYALAFGAVAVVQSALATAVSIWLLGLDVTGSPWLLLLVALLDALLGTALGLFVSAFAASEFQAVQFMPAVIFPQLLLCGLFTPRDAMHPVLEAISDVLPMSYAVDGMNQVLHHPDITGDFVRDVTVVAGSALLVLCLGAITLRRRTP; from the coding sequence ATGACGACCACCGTCCCCACCCCGGCCCGCGCCCTCACCCCGTCCCGTACGACCGCCACCGCGGGCCGCGTCCTGCGCCAGCTGACCCACGACCGCCGCACGATCGCGCTCCTCCTGCTGGTCCCGGTCCTGCTGATCACCCTGCTCCGCTACGTCTTCGACGGCAGCCCCGAGACCTTCGACTCCGTCGGAGCCTCACTCCTCGGCATCTTCCCGCTGATCACGATGTTCCTGGTGACCTCGATCGCGACCCTGCGCGAACGGACCTCGGGCACCCTCGAACGCCTCCTGGCCCTCCCGCTCGGCAAGGGCGACCTGATCGCGGGCTACGCCCTCGCGTTCGGCGCGGTCGCGGTCGTCCAGTCGGCGCTCGCCACGGCCGTCTCCATCTGGCTGCTGGGCCTGGACGTCACCGGCTCGCCCTGGCTGCTGCTCCTGGTCGCCCTGCTCGACGCGCTGCTCGGCACGGCGCTCGGCCTGTTCGTCTCCGCGTTCGCCGCGTCCGAGTTCCAGGCGGTCCAGTTCATGCCGGCGGTGATCTTCCCCCAGCTCCTGCTGTGCGGCCTGTTCACCCCGCGCGACGCGATGCACCCGGTCCTGGAGGCGATCTCCGACGTCCTGCCCATGTCGTACGCCGTCGACGGCATGAACCAGGTCCTCCACCACCCGGACATCACCGGCGACTTCGTCCGTGACGTGACCGTCGTCGCGGGCAGTGCGCTCCTGGTCCTCTGCCTGGGCGCGATCACCCTCCGCCGCCGTACGCCGTGA
- a CDS encoding ABC transporter ATP-binding protein, whose protein sequence is MMNYEPGSTPVTPTSPPNPPPPSSPPPAIEAQGLTVVRGTRTVLRALDFTVRPGSITGLLGPSGCGKTTLMRTVVGTQARATGTLNVLGRPAGHPALRTRIGYVTQAPSVYTDLTVRQNLDYFAAVLHPGRAHRDTRRAAVTRAIGDVDLTSHADALAGALSGGQRSRVSLAVALLSSPDLLVLDEPTVGLDPVLRRDLWDLFHRLAADRGAALLISSHVMDEAERCHRLLLMREGRVLAEDTPDALRHRTGTDTVEAAFLHLVDEAGADTPPTPEELPR, encoded by the coding sequence ATGATGAATTATGAGCCCGGGTCGACACCGGTCACCCCCACAAGCCCCCCGAACCCACCCCCGCCCTCGTCCCCGCCCCCGGCGATCGAGGCCCAGGGCCTCACGGTCGTACGAGGCACGCGCACCGTCCTCCGCGCCCTCGACTTCACCGTCCGCCCCGGCAGCATCACCGGCCTCCTCGGCCCCTCGGGCTGCGGCAAGACCACCCTCATGCGCACCGTGGTCGGCACCCAGGCCCGGGCCACCGGCACCCTCAACGTCCTCGGCCGCCCCGCCGGACACCCCGCCCTGCGCACCCGCATCGGCTACGTCACCCAGGCGCCCTCCGTCTACACCGACCTCACCGTCCGCCAGAACCTCGACTACTTCGCCGCCGTCCTGCACCCCGGCCGCGCCCACCGCGACACCCGCCGCGCAGCGGTCACCCGCGCCATCGGGGACGTCGACCTCACGAGCCACGCCGACGCCCTCGCCGGTGCGCTCTCCGGTGGCCAGCGCAGCCGCGTCTCCCTGGCCGTCGCGCTGCTCTCCAGCCCCGACCTGCTGGTCCTGGACGAACCGACGGTCGGCCTCGACCCCGTACTCCGCCGCGACCTGTGGGACCTCTTCCACCGCCTGGCCGCCGACCGAGGCGCCGCCCTCCTCATCTCCTCCCACGTCATGGACGAGGCCGAACGCTGTCACCGCCTGCTCCTGATGCGGGAAGGCCGCGTCCTCGCCGAGGACACCCCGGACGCCCTGCGCCACCGCACCGGCACGGACACGGTCGAGGCGGCGTTCCTCCACCTGGTCGACGAGGCAGGCGCCGACACCCCGCCCACACCCGAGGAGCTCCCGCGATGA
- a CDS encoding SH3 domain-containing protein gives MGVGEHTAERATERTAEQAEAATDGAAAPDEAMVTTAAASGTRYPIAPGYRVNVRTGPGTGYRIVRTLPYGQKIPIYCQKPGERVTGPYGTSNLWDNIANGQFVSDAYVYTGRDGYIAPRCD, from the coding sequence ATGGGCGTTGGAGAGCACACGGCGGAGCGCGCGACCGAGCGCACGGCGGAGCAGGCCGAAGCCGCCACCGACGGGGCGGCCGCCCCGGACGAGGCGATGGTCACGACGGCGGCCGCATCCGGCACGCGGTACCCGATCGCTCCGGGCTACCGGGTCAACGTCCGCACCGGCCCCGGCACCGGCTACCGCATCGTCCGGACCCTGCCGTACGGACAGAAGATCCCGATCTACTGCCAGAAGCCGGGGGAGCGGGTCACCGGTCCCTACGGCACGTCGAACCTCTGGGACAACATCGCCAACGGCCAGTTCGTCTCCGACGCGTACGTCTACACCGGCCGCGACGGCTACATCGCACCGCGCTGCGACTGA
- a CDS encoding protein kinase domain-containing protein — protein MPPLRGAGVHPEAEFPRYAGAYCLEACLGSGGMGVVHLARSASGMQLAVKVVHAPYAADPDFRARFRQEVAAARRVSGAFTAPVVDADPEADRPWMATLYIPGPTLSEQVKRNGPMAPAELRRLTAGLAEALRDIHRAGVIHRDLKPSNVLLTDGGPKVIDFGISRPYDSDLRTETGKLIGSPPYMAPEQFQRPREVGPPADVFALGSVIVHAATGRGPFDSDSPYIVAYQVVHDQPDLGGVPEELAPLVGRCLAKDPADRPTPDEVMAALEPPSYEADAFIPAQRRRASVAAAVPAAPDRDGAEEDTHVRAARPVRRGRPSRARPVLAGALLLLVAGAGAGAYAVWGGGEVPGRTGPERAGGGDRAAAAFTPWRTELRRTGSATPVCASAGSGAALYCSVAGTGTARIDPADGRVLWSAGSSSAGAIAAPIVSGGVVLSTGPDGKLHALDPVKGTAVRDTASPGGVFPAGDTLLAVADGGTVTALDGTSGAERWERPLAGHTRPDFALYDGASGLAYAFEHASSGASTLVTAVDALSGQASWQRRLDGVLTPVGTAGSGDLVLTAMNGDSDTSGLVRYAPGTGAAVRVALPFAMDGPQVVMAGDAAYLLARGGSLLAVDTAAGDTAEAELWRLETGVGRASAPVLGEGGRLYFSAADGRLLAVDTARGALVGQTRARLSGGKLTYASDLPAPVTAGRTVVGTAPDGSVFAVDGLAPGGW, from the coding sequence ATGCCGCCGCTGCGAGGAGCCGGAGTACATCCGGAAGCGGAGTTTCCGCGGTACGCCGGCGCCTACTGTCTTGAGGCCTGTCTCGGCTCGGGCGGCATGGGGGTCGTGCATCTGGCGCGCTCGGCCTCGGGGATGCAGCTCGCGGTGAAGGTGGTGCATGCGCCGTACGCGGCGGACCCCGACTTCAGGGCGCGGTTCCGGCAGGAGGTGGCGGCCGCGCGGCGAGTGAGCGGGGCGTTCACCGCCCCTGTCGTCGACGCCGATCCGGAGGCCGACCGGCCCTGGATGGCCACCCTCTACATCCCCGGGCCCACCCTCTCCGAACAGGTGAAGCGGAACGGCCCGATGGCCCCCGCCGAGCTGCGCAGGCTGACCGCCGGGCTGGCCGAGGCGCTGCGGGACATCCATCGGGCGGGCGTGATCCACCGCGATCTCAAGCCGAGCAACGTGCTGTTGACCGACGGCGGCCCCAAGGTCATCGACTTCGGGATCTCCCGGCCGTACGACAGTGATCTGCGCACCGAGACGGGCAAGCTGATCGGCTCGCCGCCCTACATGGCCCCCGAGCAGTTCCAGCGGCCGCGCGAGGTGGGCCCGCCCGCCGATGTGTTCGCGCTGGGGTCCGTGATCGTCCATGCGGCGACGGGGCGGGGGCCGTTCGACTCGGACAGCCCGTACATCGTGGCGTACCAGGTGGTGCACGATCAGCCGGATCTGGGCGGGGTGCCCGAGGAGCTGGCCCCGCTGGTCGGGCGGTGCCTGGCGAAGGACCCGGCGGACCGGCCGACTCCGGACGAGGTGATGGCGGCGCTGGAGCCCCCGTCGTACGAGGCCGACGCGTTCATACCGGCGCAGCGGCGCCGGGCCTCGGTCGCCGCGGCGGTCCCGGCGGCGCCGGACCGGGACGGTGCGGAGGAGGACACGCATGTGCGCGCCGCGCGTCCGGTGCGGCGCGGGCGGCCGTCGCGCGCCCGGCCGGTCCTCGCGGGGGCGCTGCTTCTGCTGGTGGCGGGGGCGGGGGCCGGGGCGTACGCGGTGTGGGGCGGCGGGGAGGTGCCGGGCCGTACGGGGCCGGAGCGGGCGGGCGGCGGCGACCGGGCCGCCGCGGCCTTCACCCCGTGGCGTACCGAGCTGCGGCGTACGGGGAGCGCCACGCCCGTCTGTGCCTCCGCCGGGTCGGGGGCGGCGCTGTACTGCTCGGTGGCCGGGACCGGCACGGCCAGGATCGATCCGGCGGACGGGCGCGTGCTGTGGTCGGCCGGCTCCTCATCGGCCGGGGCCATCGCCGCGCCGATCGTCTCCGGCGGGGTCGTGCTGTCCACCGGCCCGGACGGGAAGCTGCACGCGCTCGACCCGGTGAAGGGCACCGCTGTCCGCGACACCGCGAGCCCCGGTGGCGTGTTTCCGGCGGGTGACACCCTGCTGGCCGTCGCGGACGGCGGCACGGTGACGGCGCTCGACGGCACGAGCGGTGCGGAGCGCTGGGAGCGTCCGCTCGCGGGGCACACCCGGCCGGACTTCGCCCTGTACGACGGGGCGTCCGGGCTCGCCTACGCCTTCGAGCACGCCTCCTCCGGTGCGTCGACCCTGGTCACGGCGGTGGACGCCCTGAGCGGCCAGGCGTCCTGGCAGCGGCGGCTGGACGGGGTGCTCACCCCGGTCGGCACGGCGGGATCGGGGGATCTGGTGCTGACGGCGATGAACGGCGACTCGGACACCTCCGGGCTCGTGCGGTACGCCCCCGGGACCGGCGCCGCCGTGCGCGTCGCGCTGCCCTTCGCGATGGACGGGCCCCAGGTGGTGATGGCCGGGGATGCCGCGTATCTGCTGGCGCGGGGCGGTTCGCTGCTGGCCGTGGACACCGCGGCGGGCGATACGGCGGAGGCGGAGCTGTGGCGGCTGGAGACCGGGGTCGGGCGGGCTTCCGCGCCGGTGCTCGGGGAGGGCGGGCGGCTGTACTTCTCCGCCGCGGACGGGCGGCTGCTGGCCGTCGACACGGCCCGGGGTGCGCTGGTGGGGCAGACCCGGGCGCGGCTGAGCGGCGGGAAGCTGACGTACGCGTCCGACCTGCCCGCGCCTGTGACGGCGGGGCGGACGGTCGTGGGAACGGCGCCGGACGGGTCGGTCTTCGCGGTGGACGGGCTGGCGCCGGGGGGTTGGTGA
- the ilvD gene encoding dihydroxy-acid dehydratase, protein MPQLRSRTVTHGRNMAGARALMRASGVASADIGKPIIAVANSFTEFVPGHTHLAPVGRIVSEAILAAGAVPREFNTIAVDDGIAMGHGGMLYSLPSRDLIADSVEYMVEAHCADALICISNCDKITPGMLMAAMRLNIPTVFVSGGPMEAGKATLVDGTVRKLDLVNAISDAVDESVSDEDILRIEENACPTCGSCSGMFTANSMNCLTEVLGLSLPGNGSVLATHTARRALYENAGRTVVEITRRYYEQDDETVLPRSIGTRAAFDNAMALDIAMGGSTNTILHLLAAAEEAELAYNLDDINEVSRRVPCLSKVAPNVAPGGTYYMEDVHRAGGIPALLGELHRGGLLNEDVHSVHSDTLAEWLKNWDVRGGSPSPEAVELWHAAPGCVRSATAFSQSERWDTLDLDAAGGCIRDVEHAYSKDGGLAVLKGNLAVDGCVVKTAGVDESIWTFEGPAVVCESQEEAVDKILRKEIKAGDVVVIRYEGPRGGPGMQEMLYPTSFLKGRGLGKVCALVTDGRFSGGTSGLSIGHASPEAASGGTIALVENGDRIRIDIPNRSIELLVDDAELATRREALNGVYAPKSRDRKVSAALRAYAAMATSADRGAVRDVSKLG, encoded by the coding sequence ATGCCGCAGCTGAGGTCCCGCACGGTCACCCACGGACGCAACATGGCGGGCGCGCGCGCCCTTATGCGCGCGTCGGGCGTAGCGAGCGCGGACATCGGCAAGCCGATCATCGCGGTCGCCAACTCGTTCACCGAGTTCGTCCCCGGCCACACCCACCTCGCCCCGGTCGGCCGGATCGTCTCCGAAGCGATCCTGGCGGCGGGCGCGGTCCCGCGTGAGTTCAACACCATCGCCGTGGACGACGGCATCGCGATGGGCCACGGCGGCATGCTCTACAGCCTGCCCTCGCGCGACCTGATCGCCGACTCCGTGGAGTACATGGTCGAGGCGCACTGCGCGGACGCGCTGATCTGCATCTCCAACTGCGACAAGATCACCCCGGGCATGCTGATGGCCGCGATGCGCCTGAACATCCCGACCGTCTTCGTCTCCGGCGGCCCGATGGAGGCCGGCAAGGCCACCCTCGTCGACGGCACCGTGCGAAAACTCGACCTGGTCAACGCGATCAGCGACGCGGTCGACGAGTCCGTCTCCGACGAGGACATCCTCCGCATCGAGGAGAACGCCTGTCCCACCTGCGGCAGCTGTTCCGGCATGTTCACGGCCAACTCGATGAACTGCCTGACCGAGGTCCTCGGCCTCTCCCTCCCCGGGAACGGCTCGGTCCTGGCCACCCACACCGCCCGCAGGGCGCTGTACGAGAACGCGGGCCGCACGGTCGTCGAGATCACCAGGCGCTACTACGAGCAGGACGACGAGACGGTCCTGCCCCGCTCCATCGGCACCCGCGCCGCGTTCGACAACGCCATGGCGCTGGACATCGCCATGGGCGGCTCCACCAACACGATCCTGCACCTGCTGGCCGCCGCCGAGGAAGCGGAGCTGGCGTACAACCTGGACGACATCAACGAGGTCTCGCGCCGCGTCCCGTGCCTGTCCAAGGTCGCCCCGAACGTCGCCCCCGGCGGTACGTACTACATGGAGGACGTCCACCGCGCCGGCGGCATCCCCGCCCTCCTCGGTGAGCTCCACCGCGGCGGCCTGCTCAACGAGGACGTCCACTCCGTGCACTCCGACACCCTCGCCGAGTGGCTGAAGAACTGGGACGTGCGCGGCGGCTCCCCGTCGCCCGAGGCCGTCGAGCTGTGGCACGCCGCCCCCGGCTGCGTCCGCTCCGCGACCGCCTTCTCCCAGTCCGAGCGGTGGGACACCCTCGACCTGGACGCGGCGGGCGGCTGCATCCGCGACGTCGAGCACGCCTACTCCAAGGACGGCGGCCTCGCCGTCCTCAAGGGCAACCTCGCCGTGGACGGCTGTGTCGTGAAGACGGCCGGTGTCGACGAGTCCATCTGGACCTTCGAGGGCCCGGCGGTCGTCTGCGAGTCGCAGGAAGAGGCCGTCGACAAGATCCTCCGCAAGGAGATCAAGGCGGGCGACGTCGTCGTCATCCGCTACGAGGGCCCGCGCGGCGGCCCCGGCATGCAGGAGATGCTCTACCCCACCTCCTTCCTCAAGGGCCGGGGCCTCGGCAAGGTCTGCGCGCTGGTCACCGACGGCCGCTTCTCCGGCGGTACGTCGGGTCTCTCCATCGGCCACGCCTCGCCCGAGGCGGCCTCCGGCGGCACGATCGCGCTCGTCGAGAACGGCGACCGCATCCGGATCGACATCCCGAACCGCTCCATCGAGCTGCTGGTCGACGATGCCGAACTGGCCACCCGCCGCGAGGCGCTGAACGGCGTGTACGCCCCCAAGTCCCGCGACCGCAAGGTCTCGGCGGCGCTGCGCGCGTACGCGGCGATGGCGACAAGCGCGGACCGGGGCGCGGTCAGGGACGTCTCGAAGCTGGGCTGA
- a CDS encoding TetR/AcrR family transcriptional regulator, giving the protein MTEENPEEPAAAPRRRGRPSRKAASEGPDARTRILEAARTEFAERGYDKTSIRGIAKAARVDAALVHHYFGTKDEVFAAAVEVTFEPALVIPTVLGGPPEGLGERLARFFLSVWEDPGTRTPLLAILRSAVTHEAAADVLRDFVLRRLLERVAAELDVPDPTLRAELAASHMLGIAMLRYVVRAEPLASADPEDIVAMVAPTLQRYLAES; this is encoded by the coding sequence GTGACCGAGGAGAACCCCGAGGAGCCGGCCGCCGCACCCCGCCGCCGGGGCCGCCCCTCCCGCAAGGCCGCGTCCGAGGGCCCCGACGCCCGTACGCGCATCCTGGAGGCGGCCCGTACGGAGTTCGCCGAGCGCGGCTACGACAAGACGTCGATCCGGGGCATCGCCAAGGCCGCCCGGGTCGACGCGGCCCTCGTCCACCACTACTTCGGTACGAAGGACGAGGTCTTCGCCGCGGCCGTCGAGGTCACCTTCGAACCCGCCCTGGTCATCCCCACCGTCCTCGGCGGCCCGCCGGAAGGTCTGGGGGAGCGGCTCGCGCGCTTCTTCCTCTCCGTATGGGAGGACCCCGGCACCCGTACGCCCCTGCTGGCGATCCTGCGCTCCGCCGTCACCCACGAGGCGGCGGCCGACGTGCTGCGCGACTTCGTGCTGCGGAGGCTGCTGGAGCGGGTCGCGGCGGAGCTGGACGTACCGGACCCGACCCTCCGGGCCGAGCTGGCCGCCTCGCACATGCTCGGCATCGCGATGCTGCGGTACGTGGTCCGCGCCGAGCCGCTCGCCTCGGCGGACCCGGAGGACATCGTCGCGATGGTCGCCCCCACGCTCCAGCGATACTTGGCGGAGAGCTGA
- a CDS encoding sugar phosphate isomerase/epimerase family protein, which yields MVRIPDAKVALSTASVYPESTATAFEIAARLGYDGVEVMVWTDPVSQDIEALRRLSDYHQVPILAVHAPCLLITQRVWSTDPWVKLQRARAAAEKLGASTVVVHPPFRWQRNYARDFVTGIWRMAGETDVRFAVENMYPWRYRDREMLAYAPDWDVTNDDYRHFTVDLSHTATARTDGLAMAARMGDRLAHVHLADGKGSAKDEHLVPGRGDQPCAELLERLARTGFDGHVVIEVNTRRAMSSAEREADLAEALAFTRLHLATTAAAPDPSSKIRRP from the coding sequence GTGGTGCGCATCCCCGATGCGAAGGTCGCCCTGTCAACGGCCTCGGTCTACCCCGAGTCCACCGCGACGGCCTTCGAGATCGCCGCGCGCCTGGGGTACGACGGCGTCGAGGTCATGGTCTGGACCGACCCCGTCAGCCAGGACATCGAGGCCCTGCGCCGGCTCTCCGACTACCACCAGGTCCCGATCCTCGCGGTCCACGCCCCCTGCCTGCTGATCACCCAGCGCGTCTGGTCCACCGACCCCTGGGTCAAGCTCCAGCGGGCCAGGGCGGCCGCCGAGAAGCTCGGCGCCTCCACCGTCGTGGTGCACCCCCCGTTCCGGTGGCAGCGCAACTACGCCCGGGACTTCGTGACCGGGATCTGGCGGATGGCCGGGGAGACGGACGTCCGGTTCGCCGTCGAGAACATGTACCCCTGGCGCTACCGCGACCGCGAGATGCTCGCGTACGCCCCCGACTGGGACGTCACCAACGACGACTACCGCCACTTCACGGTCGACCTCTCGCACACCGCGACCGCCCGCACCGACGGGCTCGCCATGGCGGCGCGGATGGGCGACCGCCTCGCCCACGTCCACCTCGCGGACGGCAAGGGCTCGGCCAAGGACGAGCACCTGGTGCCCGGCCGGGGCGACCAGCCGTGCGCGGAACTGCTGGAGCGCCTGGCCCGTACAGGCTTCGACGGCCATGTCGTGATCGAGGTCAACACCCGCCGGGCGATGTCCTCCGCCGAACGCGAGGCCGACCTCGCCGAGGCGCTGGCCTTCACCCGCCTGCATCTGGCCACCACCGCCGCCGCCCCCGACCCGTCCTCGAAGATCCGCCGCCCGTGA
- a CDS encoding Ppx/GppA phosphatase family protein, with protein sequence MRLGVLDVGSNTVHLLVVDAHPGARPLPAHSHKAELRLAELLDETGAIGPLGVDRLVATIAGAVQAAEDKGCEDVLAFATSAVREATNADLVLERVQVETGVDLAVLSGAEEARLTFLAARRWFGWSAGKLLVLDIGGGSLEIAFGIDEEPDIAVSLPLGAGRLTGAWLPDDPADPEQVRSLRRHVRASIARTVGEFSRAGRPDHVVATSKTFKQLARIAGAARSAEGLYVQRTLSRKALEDWVPKLATMTVEERGRLPGVSEGRAAQLLAGALVAEGAMDLFGVEELEICPWALREGVILRRLDHLPVERVALPG encoded by the coding sequence ATGAGACTCGGAGTCCTCGACGTGGGATCGAACACGGTTCATCTGCTGGTGGTCGACGCCCACCCCGGTGCCCGCCCGCTGCCCGCGCACTCGCACAAGGCCGAGCTCCGGCTCGCCGAACTGCTCGACGAGACCGGTGCGATCGGCCCGCTCGGCGTCGACCGGCTCGTGGCGACGATCGCCGGGGCGGTCCAGGCCGCCGAGGACAAGGGCTGCGAGGACGTGCTCGCCTTCGCCACCTCCGCGGTCCGCGAGGCGACCAACGCGGACCTGGTGCTGGAGCGCGTACAGGTCGAGACCGGCGTCGACCTCGCCGTCCTCAGCGGCGCGGAGGAGGCCCGGCTGACCTTCCTGGCCGCTCGCCGCTGGTTCGGCTGGTCGGCGGGGAAGCTGCTGGTCCTGGACATCGGCGGCGGTTCGCTGGAGATCGCCTTCGGCATCGACGAGGAGCCGGACATCGCGGTGTCGCTGCCGCTCGGCGCGGGCCGCCTCACCGGCGCCTGGCTGCCGGACGACCCGGCCGACCCCGAACAGGTCAGGTCGCTGCGCCGGCACGTACGGGCCAGCATCGCCCGGACGGTCGGCGAGTTCAGCCGGGCGGGCCGCCCGGACCATGTCGTCGCCACCTCCAAGACCTTCAAGCAGCTCGCCAGGATCGCGGGCGCCGCCCGCTCCGCCGAGGGGCTGTACGTCCAGCGCACGCTGAGCCGCAAGGCGCTGGAGGACTGGGTGCCGAAGCTGGCGACCATGACCGTCGAGGAACGCGGCCGCCTCCCCGGGGTCTCCGAGGGCCGAGCAGCCCAGCTGCTCGCCGGGGCTCTGGTGGCCGAAGGGGCGATGGACCTGTTCGGCGTCGAGGAGCTGGAGATCTGCCCCTGGGCCCTGCGCGAGGGCGTCATCCTGCGTCGCCTGGACCACCTCCCGGTGGAGCGGGTCGCCCTGCCCGGGTGA